A portion of the Sphingobacterium spiritivorum genome contains these proteins:
- the atpC gene encoding ATP synthase F1 subunit epsilon: MKLTIITPDKLAYEGDVTAVTVPGSAGSFQILKNHAPIVSTLEDGPVIIKAGNNEEVLNIKGGVIEVKNNVIIVLAEGIIQE, encoded by the coding sequence ATGAAACTCACAATTATTACTCCAGACAAGTTGGCTTATGAAGGCGACGTTACAGCAGTAACTGTCCCTGGCTCTGCCGGCTCATTTCAAATATTAAAAAACCACGCACCTATTGTCTCTACTTTAGAGGATGGTCCGGTTATTATTAAGGCTGGAAACAATGAAGAGGTCCTTAACATTAAAGGTGGAGTAATTGAAGTAAAAAATAATGTCATTATTGTCCTGGCAGAGGGCATTATACAAGAATAG
- a CDS encoding branched-chain amino acid transaminase — MQYYNNNTLIYLDGDFVKASQAGVDFYGQALHYGYGAFEGLRAYNTHNGTRIFKAEQHFERLQQSCEAINIPYTWNNRELVDKTYELLALNNLREAYIRPLVLSGANMHLTSATDSKILIAAWEWGPYLGQNLLKVCISNIQRPNPKAFPVNSKISGQYINSIMASSEAIKKGFDEALLLDQNGFVVQASSENLFIEKDFRIYTAPQQDAFPGITRQTVINICKNLNFEIIEKSLTVEEVYAADSAFLCGTAAEIIGIRQVDHIEYKEDWEHTIGASIQRRYKNLVLENENYEVII; from the coding sequence ATGCAATATTATAATAACAATACACTTATCTACTTAGATGGGGACTTTGTAAAAGCGTCCCAGGCAGGTGTTGATTTCTATGGTCAGGCATTACATTATGGATATGGTGCATTCGAAGGTTTACGCGCATACAACACCCATAACGGAACCCGGATCTTCAAAGCTGAGCAGCACTTTGAAAGACTACAGCAGTCCTGTGAAGCCATCAATATCCCGTACACCTGGAATAATCGGGAACTGGTTGACAAGACCTACGAACTGCTTGCCCTGAATAATCTGCGGGAAGCCTATATCCGTCCGTTGGTTCTTTCGGGGGCCAATATGCACCTTACCTCAGCTACAGATTCAAAAATACTTATTGCAGCATGGGAATGGGGACCTTATCTGGGACAAAACCTGTTGAAAGTGTGTATTTCCAATATCCAACGCCCAAATCCGAAAGCTTTCCCTGTGAATTCAAAGATCAGCGGTCAGTATATCAACTCGATCATGGCCAGCAGTGAAGCCATCAAAAAAGGATTTGATGAAGCGCTATTATTGGATCAGAATGGTTTCGTAGTACAGGCATCAAGTGAGAATCTGTTTATTGAAAAAGATTTCAGGATCTATACAGCTCCTCAACAGGATGCCTTCCCGGGAATAACCCGTCAGACAGTAATTAATATCTGTAAAAATCTGAATTTCGAAATCATTGAAAAATCACTTACTGTAGAAGAAGTATATGCTGCAGACAGCGCCTTCCTCTGCGGTACTGCTGCCGAGATCATAGGCATCAGACAAGTTGATCACATAGAATATAAAGAAGATTGGGAGCATACAATCGGTGCTTCCATACAAAGAAGATATAAAAACCTAGTATTAGAGAACGAAAACTATGAAGTCATCATCTAA
- the ilvD gene encoding dihydroxy-acid dehydratase — protein sequence MKSSSNGENQMNKYSRTFTQDETQPAAKAMLYGIGLTDADMDKAQVGIASMGYDGNTCNMHLNDLAQVVKKGVWESELVGLTFGTIGVSDGMSNGTEGMRYSLVSRDVIADSIETICGGQYYDGLIAIPGCDKNMPGAVIAMGRLNRPSIMVYGGTIAPGHYKGEELNIVSAFEALGQKICGNLSDEDYEGIIKHTCPGAGACGGMYTANTMASAIEALGMSLPYSSSNPAVSSDKKEECLQAGKYIRTLLEKDIKPSDIMTRKAFENALRAIVILGGSTNAVLHFIAIGKAVGVDITQDDFQRMSDETPVLADFKPSGKYLMQDLHQYGGTPAVLKYLLDEGLLHGDCLTVTGKTLAENLADVKSIMDYDQKIIQPLSNPIKPSGHLQILYGNLAEKGSVAKISGKEGEKFTGPARVFDGEQNLIRGIQDGTVKKGDVVVIINEGPVGAPGMPEMLKPTSAIIGAGLGKSVALITDGRFSGGTHGFVVGHITPESYQGGLIGLVENDDIIEIDAVNNTINLKVDDATIAKRREKWVQPVLKVTKGVLYKYAKTVSDASEGCVTDQ from the coding sequence ATGAAGTCATCATCTAACGGCGAGAATCAAATGAATAAATACAGCCGTACGTTTACACAAGACGAAACACAACCAGCAGCCAAAGCTATGCTATACGGAATCGGTCTTACCGATGCAGATATGGATAAAGCTCAGGTCGGCATTGCAAGCATGGGATATGATGGAAATACTTGTAATATGCACCTGAATGATCTGGCACAAGTGGTCAAAAAAGGAGTCTGGGAAAGCGAACTGGTAGGATTGACTTTTGGAACAATAGGTGTGAGTGACGGTATGAGTAATGGTACAGAAGGTATGCGCTACTCGTTAGTAAGCCGTGATGTCATAGCCGACAGTATAGAAACAATCTGTGGCGGACAGTACTATGACGGATTGATTGCTATCCCGGGTTGTGACAAGAACATGCCGGGTGCTGTTATCGCTATGGGTCGCCTGAACCGTCCTTCTATAATGGTATACGGAGGAACAATAGCTCCGGGACATTATAAAGGGGAAGAACTGAATATTGTGTCGGCATTTGAGGCATTAGGACAAAAAATCTGTGGAAATCTGTCTGATGAGGACTATGAAGGAATCATCAAGCATACCTGTCCGGGCGCAGGAGCCTGCGGAGGAATGTACACCGCAAATACAATGGCATCTGCCATTGAAGCCTTAGGGATGAGTTTACCCTATTCATCTTCTAATCCGGCAGTTTCATCAGATAAAAAAGAGGAATGCCTTCAGGCAGGGAAATACATTCGTACACTGTTGGAAAAAGATATCAAGCCTTCAGATATCATGACGCGTAAAGCTTTTGAAAATGCGCTTAGAGCAATTGTAATCTTAGGCGGCAGTACCAATGCCGTATTACACTTTATCGCGATCGGAAAAGCCGTAGGAGTCGATATCACACAGGATGATTTTCAACGCATGAGTGATGAAACTCCTGTACTGGCGGATTTCAAACCATCAGGAAAATATCTGATGCAGGATCTCCATCAATATGGAGGTACGCCTGCAGTATTGAAATATTTACTGGATGAGGGATTATTACACGGAGATTGTCTGACTGTTACTGGGAAAACATTAGCAGAGAATCTTGCGGACGTAAAATCCATCATGGACTATGATCAAAAGATCATTCAGCCATTGAGCAATCCGATCAAACCAAGCGGTCACCTTCAGATTCTATACGGTAATCTGGCAGAAAAAGGTTCTGTAGCCAAGATCTCAGGTAAAGAAGGTGAGAAATTCACCGGTCCTGCCCGTGTTTTTGACGGAGAGCAGAATCTGATCCGCGGAATTCAGGATGGTACTGTAAAAAAAGGTGACGTAGTCGTTATCATCAACGAAGGTCCTGTAGGAGCTCCTGGTATGCCGGAAATGTTAAAGCCTACATCTGCTATTATCGGAGCAGGACTCGGAAAATCTGTAGCCCTCATCACAGACGGACGCTTCTCCGGAGGTACACACGGATTTGTAGTGGGACACATTACACCGGAATCTTATCAGGGAGGTCTGATCGGATTAGTAGAAAATGATGATATCATCGAAATAGATGCTGTCAATAATACCATCAATCTGAAAGTAGACGATGCCACAATAGCTAAGCGTAGAGAAAAATGGGTACAGCCTGTATTGAAAGTAACCAAAGGTGTTCTGTACAAATACGCAAAAACTGTTTCGGACGCGTCCGAAGGTTGTGTTACAGATCAGTAA
- the ilvB gene encoding biosynthetic-type acetolactate synthase large subunit, with amino-acid sequence MSTLEKTENKAPAATPKESVQMSGSQAVLEALLCEGVDTVFGYPGGAIMPIYDALYDYNDRLKHILVRHEQGGIHAAQGFARTSGRTGVVFATSGPGATNLVTGLADAMIDSNPVVCITGQVFASLLGTDAFQETDVINITAPVTKWNYQVTDATEIPHALAKAFYIASTGRPGPVLIDITKNAQLQLFDYEGYEKCNHVRSYRPAPEVRNEYIEKAAELINSAEKPFVLFGQGVILGKAEQEFKTFIEKAGIPSAATVMGLSALETDHPLHVGMLGMHGNYAPNVMTNECDVLIAIGMRFDDRVTGRLDKYAKQAKVVHLDIDPAEIDKNVQTTVPVWGDCKVSLPLLTAKIQETKRHDEWLQKFRQLEQEEIKEVIQNELHPTTDVMTMGEVINILNELTGGDAIITTDVGQHQMVACRYAKFNNSKSSVTSGGLGTMGFGLPAAIGAWYGAPEKTVVAIIGDGGFQMTLQELGTIMQFGAKVKIMILNNEFLGMVRQWQQLFHDKRYSFVNITSPDFVAVAKGYYIDGQKISERKDLRQALETMLNHDGAYLLEVMVGKENNVFPMVAQGTSVSEIRLK; translated from the coding sequence ATGAGTACACTTGAAAAAACAGAGAATAAAGCTCCTGCTGCAACACCAAAAGAATCGGTACAGATGTCAGGTTCTCAGGCGGTGCTGGAAGCTTTATTATGTGAAGGTGTTGACACCGTATTCGGATATCCGGGAGGGGCAATTATGCCAATTTATGATGCACTATACGATTATAATGATCGTTTGAAGCACATTTTGGTACGCCACGAACAAGGAGGTATTCACGCCGCTCAAGGTTTTGCACGTACTTCAGGTCGTACAGGTGTGGTATTTGCTACAAGCGGACCGGGTGCAACCAATCTAGTAACAGGTTTGGCTGATGCCATGATTGACAGTAATCCTGTCGTCTGTATTACAGGCCAGGTATTTGCGTCATTACTGGGAACTGACGCATTCCAGGAAACAGATGTCATTAACATTACTGCACCCGTCACTAAGTGGAACTATCAGGTAACAGATGCGACTGAGATTCCTCACGCACTGGCTAAAGCTTTCTATATTGCCAGTACAGGCCGTCCAGGTCCCGTATTGATTGATATTACCAAAAATGCTCAGTTACAATTATTCGATTATGAAGGATATGAAAAATGTAATCATGTCCGCAGCTATCGTCCTGCACCGGAAGTCAGAAACGAATACATCGAAAAAGCAGCTGAATTAATAAACAGTGCAGAGAAACCTTTCGTATTATTCGGACAGGGAGTGATTCTTGGAAAAGCAGAACAGGAATTCAAAACCTTTATCGAAAAAGCAGGTATTCCTTCCGCGGCTACTGTAATGGGATTAAGTGCGTTGGAAACAGACCACCCTTTGCATGTAGGCATGTTGGGAATGCACGGTAACTATGCGCCTAACGTGATGACAAATGAGTGTGATGTCCTGATTGCCATAGGCATGCGCTTTGATGACCGCGTAACCGGACGTCTGGACAAATATGCAAAACAGGCCAAAGTAGTCCATCTGGATATTGATCCTGCCGAAATCGACAAAAATGTACAAACCACGGTGCCGGTATGGGGAGACTGTAAAGTCAGCCTGCCTTTATTAACCGCAAAGATTCAGGAAACAAAACGTCATGATGAATGGTTGCAAAAATTCAGACAACTGGAGCAGGAAGAAATAAAAGAAGTCATTCAAAATGAATTACATCCGACAACAGATGTAATGACAATGGGTGAAGTGATAAATATCCTTAACGAATTGACAGGAGGTGATGCCATTATCACAACAGATGTAGGCCAGCACCAGATGGTAGCCTGCCGATATGCCAAATTCAACAATTCAAAGTCGAGTGTGACATCAGGCGGATTAGGAACAATGGGATTCGGACTGCCTGCAGCAATAGGCGCATGGTATGGTGCCCCTGAAAAGACTGTGGTCGCTATTATAGGAGACGGAGGTTTCCAGATGACTCTACAGGAATTGGGTACCATCATGCAATTCGGAGCCAAAGTGAAGATTATGATCTTGAATAATGAGTTCCTGGGAATGGTAAGACAATGGCAACAGCTGTTCCACGATAAACGCTACTCTTTTGTCAATATCACCAGCCCTGATTTTGTGGCAGTAGCAAAAGGATATTATATCGACGGGCAAAAGATTTCCGAACGAAAAGATCTGCGTCAGGCTCTTGAAACAATGCTTAATCATGATGGAGCATACCTATTAGAAGTAATGGTGGGAAAAGAAAACAACGTATTCCCAATGGTTGCACAAGGAACATCAGTTTCCGAAATTCGATTGAAATAA
- the ilvN gene encoding acetolactate synthase small subunit, translating to MEKQEFTITLYTENSIGLIGRISTIFSRRKINIESLNTSPSEVEGIHRFTIVITETEEVLRKLCRQLEKQVDVLKAYYNTNDEVIWQEQALYKVPTDIVAEKAPVERLLRQYGASAVVIRNDYTVFETAGHREEIDKLTEELTKYGLIEFVRGARIAIIKDSAGFHSKLLQFEKKQPSEEIVENEYLDQRDNVFTM from the coding sequence ATGGAAAAACAAGAATTTACCATCACCTTATACACAGAAAATTCTATCGGTCTTATCGGTAGAATTTCGACCATCTTTTCGAGAAGAAAAATCAATATCGAAAGCCTTAACACTTCTCCTTCAGAAGTAGAAGGTATTCACCGGTTTACAATCGTCATTACAGAAACAGAAGAAGTATTACGCAAATTATGCCGTCAACTGGAAAAACAGGTAGATGTCTTAAAGGCATACTATAATACTAATGATGAAGTGATCTGGCAGGAACAGGCTCTTTATAAAGTACCGACAGATATCGTTGCTGAAAAAGCACCAGTCGAGAGGCTGCTCAGACAGTACGGTGCTTCTGCTGTGGTTATCCGAAATGATTATACAGTATTCGAGACAGCAGGTCACCGTGAAGAAATTGACAAATTAACGGAAGAGCTTACCAAATACGGTTTGATCGAGTTTGTACGGGGAGCCCGCATTGCAATTATTAAAGATAGTGCAGGATTCCACTCCAAACTATTACAATTCGAAAAGAAACAGCCTTCTGAAGAAATCGTGGAGAACGAATATCTGGATCAGAGAGACAACGTATTTACTATGTAA
- a CDS encoding DinB family protein: MIAHTFHYIIQTRKLFLALIDSLTTEELNFIPQGFNNNIIWNFGHIVVSTQSLCYVRTGILPDASSIAYNEDYKKDTKPTHPVSKEEIEALKLYALETISKLEKDYHDGVFSSIQPFSTSTYGTEMSTIEEVLTVTLAHDNLHWGYAMAQRRMIKNK; this comes from the coding sequence ATGATAGCACATACTTTTCACTATATCATTCAGACCCGTAAGCTATTTTTAGCCCTTATTGATTCCCTGACAACCGAAGAACTAAACTTTATTCCTCAGGGATTCAATAATAATATCATCTGGAACTTTGGTCACATCGTAGTCAGCACACAATCCCTATGCTATGTCAGAACCGGGATACTGCCTGACGCTTCTTCTATAGCATACAATGAGGATTACAAAAAAGATACAAAACCTACGCATCCTGTATCCAAAGAAGAAATCGAAGCGTTAAAACTGTATGCCTTGGAAACCATTTCCAAACTGGAAAAAGATTACCATGATGGTGTATTTTCCAGTATACAACCTTTCTCGACAAGTACATATGGCACCGAAATGAGTACAATAGAAGAAGTACTGACGGTGACACTTGCACATGACAATCTTCATTGGGGATATGCAATGGCTCAACGCCGAATGATCAAAAATAAGTAA
- the ilvC gene encoding ketol-acid reductoisomerase: protein MANYFNTLPLREQLNQLGVAEFMDSTEFADGVEALKGKKLVIVGCGAQGLNQGLNLRDSGLDVSYTLRKEAIEQKRDSWKNATDNNFTVGTYEELIPTADVVINLTPDKQHTSVIKAVMPLMKQGATLSYSHGFNIVEEGTQIRKDITVIMVAPKCPGSEVRAEYLRGFGVPTLIAVHPENDPQGKGLAEAKAYCVGTGGHRAGVLRSSFVAEVKSDLMGEQTILCGLLQTGSILSFDKMIEKGIDAGYASKLVQYGVEVITEALKQGGVTAMMDRLSNVAKIKAFDIAEELKTIMRPLFQKHQDDIMSGEFSRVMMEDWANNDKNLLGWRAATGETAFEKTPAGDVKIGEQEYFDNAVFMVAYIKAGVELAFETMVEAGIKPESAYYESLHETPLIANTIARKKLFEMNRVISDTAEYGCYLFDHACKPLLADFMKTVNTDIIGKNYNEGKDGAVDNRELIAVNEAIRTHPVEIVGAVLRKAMTAMKTIKTV from the coding sequence ATGGCAAATTATTTCAACACATTACCACTTAGAGAACAATTGAACCAATTGGGCGTAGCCGAATTCATGGACAGCACAGAATTCGCTGATGGTGTAGAGGCTTTAAAAGGTAAAAAATTGGTAATTGTGGGATGTGGTGCTCAAGGTTTAAACCAAGGACTGAATCTGAGAGACAGCGGTTTAGATGTTTCTTACACATTACGTAAAGAAGCAATTGAGCAAAAAAGAGACTCCTGGAAAAATGCAACGGACAATAACTTCACTGTAGGAACTTATGAAGAACTGATCCCTACAGCTGATGTTGTCATTAACCTTACACCAGACAAGCAACATACTTCTGTTATCAAAGCAGTAATGCCATTGATGAAACAAGGAGCAACATTATCTTATTCTCACGGCTTTAACATCGTAGAAGAAGGAACTCAGATCCGTAAAGACATCACTGTTATTATGGTCGCTCCTAAATGCCCGGGATCAGAAGTACGTGCAGAATACCTGAGAGGATTTGGTGTTCCTACATTAATCGCCGTTCACCCGGAAAATGATCCGCAGGGAAAAGGTCTTGCTGAAGCAAAAGCATACTGTGTAGGTACAGGAGGTCACCGTGCCGGAGTATTACGTTCTTCATTTGTTGCAGAAGTAAAATCTGACCTTATGGGTGAGCAAACGATTCTTTGTGGTTTGCTACAGACAGGTTCTATCCTTTCATTCGACAAAATGATCGAAAAAGGCATTGATGCAGGATACGCATCCAAACTGGTACAATATGGAGTAGAAGTCATCACAGAAGCCTTAAAACAAGGTGGTGTTACAGCGATGATGGACAGATTGAGTAACGTGGCTAAGATCAAAGCATTTGATATTGCTGAAGAGTTGAAAACAATCATGCGCCCGTTGTTCCAGAAACATCAGGATGATATTATGTCCGGAGAATTCAGCCGTGTCATGATGGAAGACTGGGCTAACAATGACAAAAATCTATTAGGATGGAGAGCAGCCACAGGTGAAACTGCATTCGAAAAAACACCTGCAGGAGATGTCAAAATCGGAGAGCAGGAGTACTTTGATAATGCTGTATTTATGGTAGCATACATCAAAGCCGGTGTTGAACTGGCCTTTGAAACAATGGTAGAAGCCGGAATCAAACCTGAATCTGCATACTACGAGTCTTTACACGAAACTCCTTTGATCGCTAATACAATTGCACGTAAAAAATTATTCGAAATGAACAGAGTAATCTCTGATACAGCAGAATATGGTTGTTATTTATTCGATCATGCTTGTAAACCATTATTAGCTGATTTCATGAAAACAGTTAATACAGACATTATTGGAAAGAATTACAATGAAGGTAAAGATGGTGCAGTAGACAACAGAGAGCTGATCGCAGTGAACGAAGCGATCCGTACGCACCCTGTAGAAATCGTCGGTGCAGTGCTAAGAAAAGCAATGACGGCGATGAAAACAATTAAAACTGTTTAA
- the leuC gene encoding 3-isopropylmalate dehydratase large subunit encodes MSKTLVEKIWDAHVVKREEGFPDILYIDTHLIHEVTSPQAFDGLRKRGIPVFRPQQTVATADHNVPTLNQHLPIQEELSRYQVDMLSKNCAEFGIQLYGLGHPFQGIVHVIGPELGITLPGKTMVCGDSHTSTHGAFGAIAFGIGTSQVEQVFATQCLLQQKPKTMKIEVNGTLQNGVGAKDIILYIISKISAAGGTGYFIEYAGSAIRELSMEARMTICNMSIEMGARGGLIAPDQTTFDYIKGREFAPKGEEWDKSLAYWQTLYSDEDAQFDSVLTFKAEDIAPMITYGTNPGMGMGIRESIPPTTAQPETEQPSYKKALEYMGFADDAPVLGKPVDYVFIGSCTNSRIEDLREVASFVKGKQKAQGVEVWIVPGSKQVEKQAIEEGLDKIFEAAGFQLREPGCSACLGMNEDKIPAGKYCVSTSNRNFEGRQGPNARTMLVSPLTAAAAAVTGKISDVRELI; translated from the coding sequence ATGTCAAAAACATTAGTAGAAAAGATTTGGGACGCACATGTCGTCAAGCGTGAAGAAGGATTTCCGGATATTCTATACATAGATACCCATTTGATCCACGAGGTTACCTCTCCTCAGGCTTTTGACGGCTTGCGCAAAAGAGGTATTCCTGTCTTTAGGCCACAACAAACGGTAGCTACTGCCGACCACAATGTCCCAACACTCAATCAGCATCTGCCTATACAAGAAGAATTATCCCGCTATCAGGTGGATATGCTATCCAAAAATTGTGCAGAATTTGGAATTCAGCTTTACGGACTGGGACATCCTTTTCAGGGAATCGTCCATGTGATCGGACCGGAACTGGGTATTACCCTTCCGGGCAAGACAATGGTTTGTGGAGATAGTCACACCTCTACGCACGGAGCTTTCGGAGCAATTGCATTTGGTATCGGAACTTCTCAGGTGGAGCAGGTATTTGCAACACAATGTCTGTTACAGCAAAAACCAAAAACGATGAAAATCGAGGTGAACGGAACCTTGCAAAACGGTGTTGGTGCAAAAGATATCATCCTCTACATCATTTCTAAAATCTCTGCTGCAGGTGGAACAGGTTACTTTATCGAGTATGCTGGTTCTGCAATCCGTGAATTAAGCATGGAAGCACGGATGACCATCTGTAACATGAGTATAGAAATGGGAGCACGTGGCGGACTTATAGCCCCGGACCAGACTACTTTTGATTATATAAAAGGTCGTGAATTTGCGCCTAAAGGTGAAGAATGGGACAAATCATTAGCCTACTGGCAGACCTTATACAGCGATGAAGATGCCCAATTCGACAGCGTATTGACCTTCAAAGCAGAAGATATTGCCCCTATGATTACCTACGGTACAAATCCGGGCATGGGTATGGGTATCCGTGAAAGCATTCCTCCTACTACAGCACAGCCGGAAACAGAACAACCTTCATACAAAAAAGCGCTGGAATATATGGGATTTGCAGATGATGCTCCGGTATTAGGCAAACCTGTAGATTATGTATTTATCGGAAGCTGTACCAATTCCCGTATAGAAGACCTGCGTGAAGTAGCGTCATTTGTAAAAGGAAAACAAAAAGCGCAAGGTGTGGAAGTATGGATTGTACCGGGCTCAAAACAAGTAGAAAAACAAGCCATCGAAGAAGGTTTGGATAAAATTTTTGAAGCTGCAGGTTTCCAGTTACGTGAACCGGGATGCAGTGCCTGTCTGGGAATGAATGAAGATAAAATTCCTGCCGGAAAATACTGTGTATCTACCTCCAACCGTAATTTCGAAGGTCGTCAGGGACCGAATGCCCGCACTATGCTCGTATCCCCTCTTACAGCAGCAGCAGCAGCAGTAACAGGAAAAATAAGTGATGTCCGGGAATTAATTTAA
- the leuD gene encoding 3-isopropylmalate dehydratase small subunit — MKKFEKLNSTVVPLPIENIDTDQIIPARFLKATTREGFGNNLFRDWRFDSDNQPKADFVMNNPTYKGKILVAGKNFGCGSSREHAAWAIQDYGFDVVISSFFADIFKGNALNNGVLPIQVSDEFLETIFETVTKNPDTEVIVDLENQTVTLVENGAQTSFEINPYKKSCLINGYDDIDFILNQKELIEKYELSK, encoded by the coding sequence ATGAAAAAATTTGAAAAACTAAATTCAACGGTAGTTCCTCTGCCTATTGAAAATATCGATACAGACCAGATCATCCCTGCCCGCTTTTTGAAAGCAACGACCAGAGAAGGTTTTGGAAATAACTTATTCCGCGACTGGAGATTCGACAGCGATAATCAGCCAAAAGCAGATTTTGTGATGAATAATCCGACTTATAAAGGAAAAATTCTGGTTGCAGGTAAGAACTTCGGTTGCGGTTCCAGCCGTGAACACGCAGCATGGGCTATACAAGATTATGGATTTGATGTTGTCATCAGTTCATTCTTTGCCGACATTTTCAAAGGAAATGCGCTGAACAATGGGGTACTGCCGATTCAGGTATCCGATGAGTTTCTGGAAACGATTTTTGAAACAGTAACCAAAAATCCGGATACAGAAGTCATTGTAGATCTTGAAAATCAGACCGTCACATTAGTAGAAAACGGAGCACAGACTTCTTTTGAAATTAATCCTTACAAAAAGTCCTGCCTGATCAACGGTTACGATGATATTGACTTTATCCTTAACCAAAAAGAATTGATCGAAAAATACGAATTATCAAAATAA